A portion of the Enterobacter sp. SA187 genome contains these proteins:
- the metK gene encoding methionine adenosyltransferase translates to MAKHLFTSESVSEGHPDKIADQISDAVLDAILEQDPKARVACETYVKTGMVLVGGEITTSAWVDIEEITRKTVRDIGYVHSDMGFDANSCAVLSAIGKQSPDINQGVDRADPLEQGAGDQGLMFGYATNETDVLMPAPITYAHRLVQRQAEVRKNGTLPWLRPDAKSQVTFQYDNGKIVGIDAVVLSTQHAEDIDQKALQEGVMEEIIKPVLPQEWLNESTKFFINPTGRFVIGGPMGDCGLTGRKIIVDTYGGMARHGGGAFSGKDPSKVDRSAAYAARYVAKNIVAAGLADRCEIQVSYAIGVAEPTSIMVETFGTEKIATEQLTLLVREFFDLRPYGLIQMLDLLHPIYKETAAYGHFGREHFPWEKTDKAAVLRDAAGLK, encoded by the coding sequence ATGGCAAAACACCTTTTTACATCAGAGTCTGTCTCAGAAGGACATCCTGATAAAATCGCTGACCAGATTTCCGATGCCGTACTGGACGCGATCCTCGAACAGGATCCAAAAGCGCGCGTCGCCTGCGAAACTTATGTGAAAACCGGGATGGTTCTGGTGGGTGGCGAAATCACCACCAGCGCATGGGTCGACATCGAAGAAATCACCCGTAAAACCGTGCGTGACATCGGTTATGTCCATTCTGACATGGGCTTTGACGCCAATTCCTGCGCCGTACTGAGCGCGATTGGTAAACAGTCTCCGGACATCAACCAGGGCGTTGACCGTGCCGATCCGCTGGAACAGGGCGCGGGCGACCAGGGCCTGATGTTTGGTTACGCGACCAACGAAACCGACGTGCTGATGCCAGCGCCAATCACCTACGCTCACCGTCTGGTGCAGCGTCAGGCAGAAGTGCGTAAAAACGGCACCCTGCCATGGCTGCGTCCGGATGCGAAAAGCCAGGTGACCTTCCAGTATGACAACGGCAAAATTGTCGGTATCGATGCCGTGGTACTTTCCACGCAGCATGCTGAAGATATCGATCAGAAAGCCCTGCAGGAAGGCGTGATGGAAGAGATCATCAAGCCGGTTCTGCCGCAGGAGTGGCTGAACGAATCCACTAAATTCTTCATCAACCCGACCGGCCGTTTTGTTATCGGCGGCCCGATGGGCGACTGCGGCCTGACCGGTCGTAAGATCATCGTTGATACTTACGGCGGCATGGCGCGTCACGGCGGCGGCGCTTTCTCCGGTAAAGATCCATCGAAAGTGGACCGCTCTGCGGCCTACGCGGCGCGTTACGTTGCGAAAAACATCGTGGCGGCGGGTCTGGCGGATCGCTGTGAAATCCAGGTCTCCTACGCGATTGGCGTGGCTGAACCGACTTCCATCATGGTGGAAACCTTCGGCACCGAGAAAATCGCTACCGAACAGCTGACCCTGCTGGTGCGCGAGTTCTTCGACCTGCGTCCGTACGGCCTGATCCAGATGCTGGATCTGCTGCACCCGATCTACAAAGAAACCGCGGCATACGGTCACTTTGGTCGCGAACATTTCCCGTGGGAAAAAACCGACAAAGCTGCCGTGCTGCGTGACGCTGCCGGCCTGAAATAA
- a CDS encoding sugar porter family MFS transporter: MPDNKKKGRSNKAMTFFVCFLAALAGLLFGLDIGVIAGALPFITDEFKISPHTQEWVVSSMMFGAAVGAVGSGWLSFRLGRKKSLMIGAVLFVIGSLFSAAAPNVEVLILSRVLLGLAVGVASYTAPLYLSEIAPEKIRGSMISMYQLMITIGILGAYLSDTAFSYSGAWRWMLGVIIIPAVLLLIGVFFLPDSPRWYAAKRRFHDAERVLLRLRDTSAEAKNELDEIRESLQVKQSGWALFKENSNFRRAVFLGILLQVMQQFTGMNVIMYYAPKIFELAGYSNTTEQMWGTVIVGVTNVLATFIAIGLVDRWGRKPTLTLGFLVMAVGMGVLGTMMHVGIDTPTEQYVAVGMLLMFIVGFAMSAGPLIWVLCSEIQPLKGRDFGITCSTATNWIANMIVGATFLTMLNTLGNANTFWVYAGLNLFFIVLTLWLVPETKHVSLEHIERNLMKGRKLREIGSHD, from the coding sequence ATGCCTGATAATAAAAAAAAGGGGCGTTCTAACAAGGCAATGACGTTTTTTGTCTGTTTCCTCGCCGCACTGGCCGGACTGCTGTTTGGCCTTGATATTGGTGTGATCGCAGGGGCCCTGCCCTTCATTACCGATGAGTTTAAAATTAGCCCGCACACGCAGGAATGGGTGGTGAGTTCCATGATGTTCGGTGCCGCCGTGGGCGCTGTGGGTAGCGGCTGGCTGTCTTTCCGTCTCGGGCGTAAAAAGAGCCTGATGATCGGTGCGGTGCTGTTTGTGATCGGTTCGCTGTTCTCAGCCGCCGCGCCAAACGTCGAAGTACTGATCCTCTCGCGCGTGCTGCTCGGCCTTGCGGTCGGCGTGGCCTCTTATACCGCTCCGCTGTACCTGTCTGAAATCGCACCAGAAAAAATTCGCGGCAGCATGATCTCAATGTACCAGTTGATGATCACTATCGGTATTCTCGGCGCTTATCTGTCTGACACTGCATTCAGCTACAGCGGCGCATGGCGCTGGATGCTGGGCGTGATCATCATACCGGCCGTGCTGCTGCTGATTGGCGTGTTCTTCCTGCCGGACAGCCCGCGCTGGTATGCCGCGAAACGCCGCTTCCATGATGCCGAACGCGTGCTGCTGCGTCTGCGCGATACCAGCGCCGAAGCGAAAAACGAACTGGATGAGATCCGTGAAAGCCTGCAGGTTAAGCAGAGCGGCTGGGCGCTGTTTAAAGAGAACAGCAACTTCCGCCGCGCCGTGTTCCTCGGCATTCTGTTACAGGTGATGCAACAGTTCACCGGTATGAACGTAATCATGTATTACGCGCCGAAAATCTTTGAACTGGCGGGTTATTCCAATACCACCGAGCAGATGTGGGGCACCGTTATTGTGGGTGTGACCAACGTGCTGGCGACCTTTATCGCCATCGGTCTGGTGGATCGCTGGGGCCGTAAACCGACGCTGACGCTGGGCTTCCTGGTGATGGCGGTCGGCATGGGCGTACTGGGTACCATGATGCATGTGGGTATTGATACCCCGACCGAACAGTATGTGGCTGTCGGTATGCTGCTGATGTTCATTGTTGGTTTTGCGATGAGTGCCGGCCCGCTGATCTGGGTACTGTGTTCTGAGATCCAGCCGCTGAAAGGCCGCGATTTCGGTATCACCTGCTCTACCGCCACCAACTGGATCGCCAACATGATCGTCGGTGCGACCTTCCTGACCATGCTCAACACGCTGGGCAACGCCAACACCTTCTGGGTATACGCGGGCCTGAACCTGTTCTTCATCGTGCTGACCCTCTGGCTGGTGCCGGAAACCAAGCATGTGTCGCTGGAGCATATCGAGCGCAACCTGATGAAGGGCCGCAAACTCCGCGAGATTGGCTCTCACGACTGA